The nucleotide sequence AGTGGCTTCAGCTCAGTGATGAGGTCAAAAGGCAGATTCTAGAGACTttagagagttggaaaggaaatggaggcactgaTTATAGATGGTCATCTCAAgcagtttagccacaaaggaggAAAGATATGAGCTGATAACTGTGGGGTTATAGAGAGGTTTTTGTAGGGGATGAGAAATGATCATGTTTGTTGGCAGTAAGGAAGCAACCAGTAGATAGGTAAAGATTGAAGATAAAAATAgagaatggaaagaataaaaaagacagtAATGGTGGAGAATAAAgttattaaatgcttaaaataaataggattggaaaggaaaccaattagattgaaaatacagttaataaattgtttttacaccaagttcatggactccaggttaagaatgaATTTGACCACTGGAATCACTAGGAAAAATATACCCTTTACATAGTTTTCTCAAGGCAACTTTGACTTCCTTGTTTCTCAGGCTGTAGATGATGGGATTTAACATGGGGGTGACAATACAGAAGAGGACAGAGGCCAGGATGTCCACATCCAGGGAGTACCCTAAGCTGGGCCGGTCATAGTTGAAGTTGATGGTTCCGTAGTAGATGAGCACTACAGTGAGGTGAGAGGCACAGGTAGAGAATGCTTTCTTCTGCCCTTGAGCAGACTGGATTTTCAAGATGGCAGAGATAATGAGGGTATAGGACACAGCAGTGAAGAGGCAGGGGCTCAGACCAAAAGTGGCACTAGCTACATAGAGTGCCACCTCATTAATTGAAGTGTCTGAGCAAGAGAGCTTCAGGAGTAGGGGGATATCACAGAGAAAATGGCTGATCTGGTTAGGACCACACAAAGTGAGAGTTGCTGTGAGCCCTGTGTGTGTCATAGAATTCACTAACCCACACATCCAGGACCCAGCTGCTAAGTAGGCACAGACTCTGTTGCTCATGAGAACTGGGTAGTGTAATGGATGGCAAATGGCTATAAATCTGTCATAAGCCATAGCAGCCAACAAGACACACTCAGAACCTGCAAAAATAACAAGGAAGAAGAGCTGGGACAAGCAGCCTTCATAGGTAATGGTCTTCTTCTCCTGGAAGAAATTCACCAGAACGATGGGGACAGTGGTGGAGGTATAGCAGATGTCCAGGAAGGACAAGTTGCTGAGGAAATAATACATAGGAGTATGAAGAACAGGGTTGATTCTGATTGCTGTTAATATGAGAAGGTTCCCCAGAACAGTTACCAGGTGTACAACCAAAAATATCAGGAAGAACAATCCCTGAAGTTCTGGGTGGttgaaaaatcccaggaagatgaattcagTGACACCTGTTAGGTTTCCCCTTTCCTTAACGTCCTTCATAGCTGAAATGAAAATAGAAGATGTCACTGTTTGGAGGAGTTGACCCCTTCCTCTACCTCATCCCCCTATACCCAGAACAGAGAAAGCTGAGGAAggacaaagatgaagaaacacaTACTCATATGAAGACAGCCATCCAAGGGAGGAATCTTGGCTTCACTGGAATCCTCAACTCATGAATTTGAAGTTCTCTCTTATTAGACTGCTTCACTGATATTCACTGACACCTCTGAACTGAGCTCAGTGATCGACTGCTATTTTATACAGAGGCTCTGCTGGTGTGACATTCTttcagtcatttaataaatatttattaagttcctactatgtgccaagtactgtgctaagcactgggaatacgaATACCAAAATGAAAGAGTCCAATCATACTGCTTTCTTTCTTGACCACTTTCTGtgaccccaaggtcacacagctagtaaatatctgaggtcaaattttatGTAGACTCAGTCTACCTGACTCTAGGCCAACACTATACCCACTAGGTCACCTAACTGCCTTAAGGAGGTCACATCTTCCCAGGGCACCATAGATGGGGCCCCAAGGTAACATGAATACATTATGGGGGCATGTGGAACAAGAGCCAACATACACATTTGCCACTACATTATCATGTGCCCCATAAATCCATTATCAACGCTTAAGATCTCCAGTCCCTTCCAAACTCACTTTCAGAGGGGGAACTGTGGCAAACACTTACTCTAGGGGATGGAGAGGGGGAGGCACAAGACTGAGGAAAGGTGATCTGGGGTGGAACAGTCATCAGAGTATAAAGtaggagagggaaacagagagaaattAAGGAAGGAATTAATTACAAACTCTGGCAACTTTTGCCTGCAATTGGCTCCCTGTCTCCCTGTATGAGGTCAAACTACAATGGagctggggtttttttctttaacaagCATACCAGATGGAGGTCATCCCTTCAAAGTAGTCACCTTGAGAATCTTTAGGCTTATACTTTATATATTGTCTATATGtaaagtggtacaatggatagagtgctgggcctgacatcaggaaaacctgaattccaaTTGGGATTAAGaaactttctagctatgtgaccctgggcaagtcacttaacatctaacTCAGTTtgttcaactgcaaaatggaataGTAACAGCGCTTACCTTGGTGTGAGAATCCagggggataaaatttgtaaagcccttagctcCTTGGCTGGtgcaaagtaggcacttaataaaatcaCAGTTGCTTCTTATTCCAATGATGCTGCCATTATTCAAAACTTCTAGGGAACTTCTCTTTGTGAATTGCCTTCTTAGCCTCCAGGATTGCTTTGAAACATCCTTGATGGTGACAAATCTTCATtctttgaggttggatttgatttGGGGGAACAATCAAAGATCATTCATAACCTGTAGATGATGAAGTTGGGTTATAAAAGAATGAAACTGATTTTCTTGTGGGGCTCATAAACTGACTCTGAAGGGAAATGATACCATGTGGCCTTTAGAACCACAAGGACAAGTGTCCCTCAGACCTTCCTAACTGGAGATGCAGACACATGATCCTGTGTCCTTGCACTGGTCAAGGTGGCTTTGAAGTTCAGTGCCCATGATCTCCCTTCTTTGGAGTGAATAATGGAATGTCATGAGTATCATACTTGTGCTTCTTTAAAGGATGCAATTAGGTGATATCCTGTAGAAAGGAAACTGTCCCATggcaaaagaaaggcaaatgctATGGGAATGCAGCCCTACTCACTGCATCATTTCATTCACATCATTTGAAATGAACCCAAACTTTAGACAGATCCATCAGAATTGTTAGAGAGGGCTGACCTTTGTCCTCTCTCCACAGTGGATCATCCACCTGGATCTGAAATGAGAGGCACAGGTGAAGGCAAGATGTTTGGGAGGGCAGATTAGCTCATTGATGAGGCAAAACAGAAGCTGTGCTGTGATTATAAAGGTGGTTCTCAAGCTTTTTAAACCTGTGATCTCTTTGTACTTAAAGAGAATATAAGAACATAGGAATGGACACACTAGGTCCAACTAATGGACCATTCTGCCAAAACCTGTTGACAACAGAAACCAAAAGATAAGTACCATGGGAGAGCATTTTGTGCCTTTTCAGATTTCCATTTAAGAGTAGATAATGAGGTATGGGCCGGCTTGATCTGATTCTCCTAGAAAAGGGAATAGTCCTGATCACACCACATATGGAGAATGGTTCAGGACATTTCCTTTTAGAAAGGCTCCTAAAACCTACATTTAGAGCCTGAATAGAGCTAGAGAACTGCTAGTCTAATtacttcattttatggaggaggaaattggtacccagagaggttaagtattttacccaaggttacagagctagaaagcagtagatttgaacccagattctctaagCCGAGGTCAGACCATTTTCCAGTACTTGCTGTTTCTCCAAGCCTTGGCTTCACAGCTATCACATTGTCTTAAGTCTCCTTCCTTTCTAAGTTCTCCTTCTGTATCCTTTCCAGACCTCTGAAGTAAGGTATCCCTCAAAGGTGTGGCTTTGACccagttctcttctctctctactacTCTCTCTCCATTGACAATTTCATGCAATCCTTTGACTTCAACTATGTCTATGCAAGTGATTCTGAAGCCTGTAGCTGGAGTCCTGAATCTACAGTGTTAACTCTCTCCAAAGAagtgaaagagggaataatagatgaagaaagcaaATATACTTGAGGGAAATACaatctagaaaagaaagcaaaacccaATAACATTGAGAGATCTGTATACATGATACAAGAATTACATATAAGTAAAACATATTTACTTGAAGACAGAACTTGAAGAGACCACTGAAGGCCACCCTGAAAAACATGACAAGTCCAACAACCTGAACACCATCAGGCAACAAATAATACTCCCAGAACTTTTGAATGCAGAAAACAAAGCACTAATTGAAGGAATCACCTATAGAACACAACAACAATAGTAACAATCCTAGGCTTGAGACTCCAAGATATATAATCAATAACATCATTAACAATTCCAGTGACAACCCACAAATTCTGCAAGCCACCAAGAGAAATACCTACtaatataaaggaaagggaattcAGATAGCCCTTAGGGTACAACCTTACTCCACTTCCCATTCTGTACACCCCATCAGTGATATTGTATGTCCTCTTACTCCA is from Trichosurus vulpecula isolate mTriVul1 chromosome 7, mTriVul1.pri, whole genome shotgun sequence and encodes:
- the LOC118856063 gene encoding olfactory receptor 5V1-like: MKDVKERGNLTGVTEFIFLGFFNHPELQGLFFLIFLVVHLVTVLGNLLILTAIRINPVLHTPMYYFLSNLSFLDICYTSTTVPIVLVNFFQEKKTITYEGCLSQLFFLVIFAGSECVLLAAMAYDRFIAICHPLHYPVLMSNRVCAYLAAGSWMCGLVNSMTHTGLTATLTLCGPNQISHFLCDIPLLLKLSCSDTSINEVALYVASATFGLSPCLFTAVSYTLIISAILKIQSAQGQKKAFSTCASHLTVVLIYYGTINFNYDRPSLGYSLDVDILASVLFCIVTPMLNPIIYSLRNKEVKVALRKLCKGYIFPSDSSGQIHS